From one Deinococcus detaillensis genomic stretch:
- a CDS encoding acyl-CoA dehydrogenase family protein, whose product MDFTLPADLREMQTHIRAFALNVVEARAHEIEATNQVPPELIRQAAELGLFGLSIPEEYGGVGLGMLGRCAVYEALGQGHMGFGGMVSAHASIGTSGLVKLGTPEQKAKYLPRMAAGECIAGFAITEPSSGSDAANIRTRAEKKGDTYILNGTKHYISNAPIAGILTVIAITDPAKGSKGMSAFLVEPSMPGVSVGKIDEKMGQKGALSAEVVFDNAEIPAENLLGPLDLGYREALGILTNGRVGIAARSTGAMQRLLDLSVAHAKGREQFGAPISTFQAVQFMLAEMEVDIQTSRLLWQKVAWMVDAGQDVRRMASVAKYHATEALSRVADKAVQVAGGVGYMKDAPFERFYRDQRLLRIYEGTSEIQKLIIAGDLLREK is encoded by the coding sequence ATGGATTTCACCCTGCCCGCCGATTTGCGAGAAATGCAGACGCACATTCGCGCTTTTGCCCTCAACGTTGTTGAAGCCCGCGCCCACGAGATCGAAGCCACCAATCAGGTGCCGCCGGAACTCATCCGGCAGGCCGCCGAGCTGGGGTTGTTCGGGCTGTCTATTCCCGAAGAATACGGCGGCGTCGGGCTGGGGATGCTGGGCCGCTGCGCCGTCTACGAAGCGCTGGGGCAAGGGCACATGGGCTTTGGCGGGATGGTTTCGGCCCACGCCAGCATCGGCACTTCGGGGCTGGTCAAGCTGGGCACGCCTGAGCAAAAAGCCAAATATTTGCCGCGTATGGCGGCGGGCGAGTGCATCGCGGGCTTTGCCATCACCGAGCCGAGCAGCGGTTCCGACGCGGCCAATATCCGCACCCGAGCCGAGAAAAAGGGCGACACCTACATCCTCAACGGCACCAAGCACTACATCTCCAACGCGCCGATTGCCGGGATCCTGACGGTCATCGCCATCACCGACCCGGCCAAAGGCAGCAAGGGCATGAGCGCTTTTCTGGTTGAGCCGTCGATGCCGGGCGTCAGCGTCGGCAAAATTGACGAGAAGATGGGCCAGAAAGGAGCGCTGTCGGCGGAAGTCGTGTTCGACAATGCCGAAATTCCGGCGGAGAACCTGCTGGGGCCACTGGACTTGGGCTACCGCGAGGCGCTGGGGATTTTGACCAATGGCCGCGTCGGAATCGCCGCCCGCAGCACTGGAGCCATGCAGCGCCTGCTCGATTTGAGTGTGGCCCATGCCAAAGGCCGCGAGCAGTTCGGCGCACCGATCAGCACTTTTCAAGCGGTTCAGTTTATGCTGGCCGAAATGGAAGTGGACATTCAGACCTCGCGCCTGCTGTGGCAAAAAGTCGCCTGGATGGTGGACGCGGGCCAAGACGTGCGCCGGATGGCGAGTGTGGCCAAGTATCACGCCACCGAAGCGCTCTCACGGGTGGCCGACAAAGCCGTGCAGGTGGCGGGCGGCGTCGGCTACATGAAAGACGCGCCGTTTGAGCGCTTTTACCGCGATCAGAGATTGCTCAGAATTTACGAGGGCACCTCCGAGATTCAGAAATTGATTATCGCGGGGGACTTGCTGCGCGAGAAATAG
- a CDS encoding long-chain-fatty-acid--CoA ligase: MTHYWPAHMTKRLHVPRTSLAQNLQFSALKYPDKPALYFYGQTTSYDQLFERSRRLASHLKAQGIQKGDRVLIWMQNSPQWAVAAHAVWVLGGVVVPLSPMLQARELAFFLQDAGIKVGVLGAELYAKAQEAGLSHAVVANLGSEMEGSAVPLPAGLDVAVTLRAGDVLYEDALKAELADLTPLDSDDLCVMPYTSGTTGLPKGCMHTHSTVQANVVGSVVWASTNVEDVVLAALPFFHVTGFINSLLSVLSGGGKVAIMARWDRQLAQELIRDQGVTVWTNTATMVIDLMANPAFDPANLRTIRTMTGGGASLPAAVGQRLLDQTGITFTEGYGLTETMAQSHSNPVSRPKFQCLGIPLFNVDARIVDLDSGELMNTGEIGEIVISGPQVMQGYWNRPDENAKAFSEIDGVRFFHSGDLGYRDEEGYFFFTDRLKRMVNVSGMKVWPAEVENVLHGHPAIQEACVIALPDERSGERARALVVLRAGQMADPKDIESWARTQMAAYKVPHDYQFVEALPRGPTGKVAWRPLQEAARAELAAAAGK, from the coding sequence ATGACCCACTACTGGCCCGCCCACATGACCAAGCGTCTCCACGTACCGCGCACCTCGCTCGCTCAAAATTTGCAGTTCAGCGCCCTGAAGTACCCCGACAAACCCGCGCTGTATTTTTACGGCCAGACCACCAGCTACGACCAGCTTTTCGAGCGCTCGCGCCGCCTCGCGTCGCACCTCAAAGCTCAGGGCATTCAAAAAGGCGACCGGGTGCTGATCTGGATGCAGAACTCACCGCAGTGGGCGGTGGCCGCGCACGCCGTTTGGGTGCTGGGTGGCGTGGTGGTGCCGCTCTCGCCGATGCTGCAAGCCCGCGAGTTGGCGTTCTTTTTACAAGACGCCGGTATCAAAGTCGGCGTGCTGGGCGCGGAGCTGTACGCCAAGGCGCAGGAAGCGGGCCTGAGTCATGCCGTCGTCGCCAATCTGGGCAGTGAGATGGAAGGCAGCGCGGTGCCTCTGCCCGCTGGACTCGACGTTGCGGTGACGCTGCGGGCAGGCGACGTGCTCTACGAAGACGCCCTGAAGGCCGAACTGGCCGACCTGACCCCGCTCGACTCCGACGACTTGTGCGTGATGCCCTACACCAGCGGCACCACCGGCCTGCCCAAAGGCTGTATGCACACGCATTCCACCGTGCAGGCCAACGTGGTCGGCTCGGTGGTGTGGGCCAGCACCAATGTAGAAGACGTGGTGTTGGCGGCCCTGCCTTTTTTTCACGTCACCGGCTTTATCAACAGCCTCCTCTCGGTGCTGTCGGGCGGCGGTAAAGTGGCGATCATGGCCCGCTGGGATCGCCAACTGGCTCAGGAACTGATTCGCGATCAGGGCGTCACCGTTTGGACGAACACCGCTACCATGGTCATCGATTTGATGGCCAACCCGGCGTTCGATCCGGCCAACCTGAGAACCATCCGCACCATGACCGGCGGCGGGGCGTCGCTGCCCGCAGCGGTGGGTCAGCGTCTGCTCGACCAGACCGGCATCACCTTCACCGAGGGCTACGGCCTGACTGAAACGATGGCCCAGAGCCACTCCAACCCGGTCAGCCGCCCCAAATTCCAGTGCCTCGGCATTCCGCTTTTCAATGTGGACGCCCGCATCGTGGACTTGGACAGCGGCGAACTGATGAACACCGGCGAAATCGGTGAAATCGTCATCAGCGGGCCGCAGGTGATGCAGGGTTACTGGAACCGCCCCGACGAAAATGCCAAGGCCTTTAGTGAGATTGACGGCGTGCGCTTTTTTCACAGTGGCGACTTAGGCTATAGGGACGAAGAGGGCTACTTTTTCTTCACCGACCGGCTCAAGCGCATGGTCAATGTCTCGGGCATGAAAGTCTGGCCCGCCGAGGTGGAAAACGTGCTGCACGGCCACCCCGCCATCCAGGAAGCCTGCGTGATCGCCTTGCCCGACGAGCGCAGCGGCGAACGCGCCCGCGCTCTGGTGGTTTTGCGGGCTGGGCAAATGGCCGATCCCAAAGACATCGAGAGCTGGGCCAGAACGCAGATGGCCGCTTACAAAGTGCCGCACGACTACCAATTTGTAGAAGCGCTGCCGCGTGGCCCCACCGGAAAAGTCGCTTGGAGGCCCCTTCAGGAAGCGGCGCGGGCCGAGCTGGCCGCAGCAGCGGGGAAATAG
- a CDS encoding MFS transporter: MPEIDPAEAQNYRWGIVNGFLASTGDGFFNASVVLAGFAARLGASNAVIGLLPAIAQGGWMLPQILVAAKVRALPYKLPVYRSSASVRIGSYLAMVLITAFLWESPALCLSLFIATMSVNALASGVSGLPFLEVVSKTVPPQRRAAYFGLRNLGGGLLAFAAGLIVRWILGSGLAFPYTYVLIFSLATVAYTIAYTAFGKVQEPPDEVQPVSDIRQELRAIPQLLRLDAHFRAFLSVRLILAFASMADPFYTVYALRELQVPSSMLGVFLMTITGVAPLSNLLWRSVAERKGSRRIIRYSAAAAFLAPLIALGLGWWFGPSHAGSEISSAARESQVGWLYLAVFVMSSVAAQGFNLGHTNHLLNISPPHSRSRYIGTLNTLVGLALFAPVLGGVIADQTSYSVVFWLSAALFAAAWWQCGKLRRDA; encoded by the coding sequence TTGCCCGAAATAGACCCAGCAGAAGCCCAAAATTACCGCTGGGGCATCGTCAACGGCTTTTTGGCTTCTACCGGCGACGGCTTTTTTAATGCCTCGGTGGTGCTGGCGGGCTTTGCTGCGCGGCTGGGAGCGTCCAATGCCGTCATCGGCCTCCTGCCCGCCATCGCGCAGGGCGGCTGGATGCTGCCGCAGATTTTGGTGGCGGCCAAGGTGCGGGCGCTGCCTTACAAGCTGCCGGTCTACCGCTCCTCGGCCAGTGTCCGCATCGGCTCTTACCTGGCGATGGTGCTCATCACGGCTTTTTTGTGGGAGTCTCCGGCGCTGTGCCTGAGCCTTTTTATTGCCACCATGAGCGTCAATGCGCTGGCGTCGGGCGTGTCGGGTTTGCCGTTTTTGGAAGTGGTCAGCAAAACCGTACCGCCGCAGCGCCGGGCGGCTTACTTTGGCCTGCGGAACTTGGGCGGCGGGCTGCTGGCCTTCGCGGCGGGCCTGATCGTGCGCTGGATTTTGGGGTCGGGTCTGGCCTTTCCCTACACCTACGTGCTGATTTTCTCGCTGGCCACCGTGGCCTACACCATCGCTTACACCGCCTTTGGCAAAGTGCAGGAGCCGCCCGACGAAGTGCAGCCCGTCTCCGACATTCGCCAAGAACTCCGCGCCATTCCGCAACTCCTGCGCCTCGACGCTCACTTCCGGGCTTTTCTTAGCGTCCGGCTGATTTTGGCGTTTGCCAGCATGGCCGACCCGTTTTACACCGTGTATGCCCTGCGTGAATTGCAGGTGCCCAGCAGTATGCTCGGCGTGTTTTTGATGACCATCACGGGGGTCGCGCCGCTGTCGAACTTGCTGTGGCGCTCCGTGGCCGAGCGCAAAGGCTCACGCCGGATCATCCGGTATTCGGCGGCGGCGGCGTTTCTGGCTCCGCTGATCGCTCTGGGGCTGGGCTGGTGGTTTGGGCCGTCGCACGCGGGCAGCGAAATCAGCAGCGCGGCGCGGGAGAGTCAAGTTGGTTGGCTGTATCTGGCGGTGTTCGTGATGTCCAGCGTGGCGGCTCAGGGCTTTAATTTGGGCCACACCAACCACCTGCTCAACATTTCGCCGCCGCACAGCCGCAGCCGCTACATTGGCACGCTCAACACCTTGGTGGGGTTGGCGCTGTTCGCTCCGGTGTTGGGGGGCGTGATTGCGGATCAGACGAGCTACTCAGTGGTGTTTTGGTTGTCGGCGGCCTTGTTTGCGGCGGCTTGGTGGCAGTGCGGGAAGTTGCGGCGGGATGCTTAG
- a CDS encoding AEC family transporter, with protein sequence MLTALLTVVLPVLLILGFGALVGNRLALDNLTINRLNLYLLTPALALNSLLHLEVKAGSLTLLVLAYFVLSAVGVLLGYLAAFRQPSATRRAVMASVAIGNNGNYGLPVALFALGQAGFDQALVIYLSSVLLTFTAGPLIFGGGGGIGPTLRGVFKLPVVWCIALALTMRGLHLQLPTGLDRGLGLLSGATLPMVLLSLGVQLGTGGRPKLSFPVWLASGLRVLVMPVLGLLIGYFIGLRGLHLQGLVLSSAMPTAVNAFVLSKEYRADSGTVASVVVVTTVLSILGVALVVPLLGRLP encoded by the coding sequence ATGCTGACTGCCCTGCTCACCGTGGTGCTGCCAGTGCTGCTGATTTTGGGCTTTGGCGCTTTGGTCGGCAACCGGCTGGCGCTCGACAACCTCACCATCAACCGCCTCAACTTGTACTTGCTGACGCCCGCGCTGGCGCTCAACTCGCTGCTGCACCTCGAAGTCAAGGCGGGCAGCCTGACACTGCTGGTGCTGGCCTATTTTGTGCTGTCGGCTGTGGGGGTGCTGCTGGGGTATCTGGCCGCCTTCCGGCAACCCAGCGCCACCCGGCGGGCGGTGATGGCCAGCGTGGCGATTGGCAACAACGGCAATTACGGTTTGCCGGTGGCCCTTTTCGCGCTGGGGCAAGCCGGATTTGACCAAGCCCTGGTCATCTACCTTTCCAGCGTGCTGCTGACCTTTACGGCGGGGCCGCTGATTTTCGGCGGGGGCGGCGGGATCGGGCCGACTTTGCGGGGCGTCTTCAAATTGCCGGTGGTGTGGTGCATCGCGCTGGCGCTGACGATGCGCGGCCTGCATCTTCAATTGCCCACCGGCCTAGACAGGGGGCTGGGCCTGCTTTCCGGCGCGACCTTGCCGATGGTGCTGCTGTCGCTGGGGGTGCAGCTCGGCACCGGGGGCCGCCCCAAACTGAGCTTTCCAGTCTGGCTGGCCAGCGGGCTGCGGGTGCTGGTGATGCCGGTCTTGGGACTGCTGATCGGCTACTTCATCGGCCTGCGCGGGCTGCACCTTCAGGGCTTGGTGCTGTCTTCGGCCATGCCGACTGCCGTCAACGCCTTCGTGCTGTCCAAGGAATACCGCGCCGACAGCGGCACGGTGGCCTCGGTGGTGGTCGTCACCACGGTGCTGAGCATCCTTGGCGTGGCGCTGGTGGTGCCGCTGCTGGGACGGCTGCCTTGA
- the rpoC gene encoding DNA-directed RNA polymerase subunit beta' encodes MKDFSKVKIAIASPAKMREWSFGEVEKPETINYRTLKPEREGLFDERIFGPIKDYECACGKYKRQRYEGKVCERCGVEVTSSKVRRYRMGHIDLATPAAHIWYVKDSPSKIGTLLDLSAAQLEKVLYFSSYLVTNARNAQKDGRPLKRGELLSDDEYRELRNGRQETYTLQGGIDALIRDGEYVTKGQSLGGNVVAKMDGLAQYRFPRRAEIAYNEVAEASLPLPADVLVDQEAFRAGEILAELESDVQIVAPIAATAFLHDLGEDSVMVELREGVEAPPAVDEEEEGAEKTQVAPELGAILARVYIPHGMDVQVAQGEIVEAGAVLATAVSGARLRVSRDSKLSDVKLGKKADSNVTVHWMRTGEYPINPTMHVLVADGSTVKKNQKVIGAIDKAEEIIAEAGGVITLHAPASIIVSKAKVYSYTDEPLVVNGDRVEPGDELADSGNLKSEISGRIEIDLVRKQVRVIESYDFDAKMGAEAVKELLDDLDLPTLEAELGEVMKDNSRHKRAKARKRLEVTRSFISSGNHPSWMILATVPVMPPDLRPMVQVDGGRFATSDLNDLYRRLINRNNRLKKLMGQGAPDMIIRNEKRMLQEAVDALIDNGRRGSPVTNPGSDRALRSLTDLLGGKQGRFRQNLLGKRVDYSGRSVIVVGPQLKLHQCGVPKRMALELFKPFLFKVLEEKGEVTNIKQARKMLERYRDTRDSVWDALEEVIEDKVVLLNRAPTLHRLGIQAFEPILVEGQSIQLHPLVCEAFNADFDGDQMAIHVPLSAQAQAEARIQMLSSHNLLSPANGEPNVKPSRDIILGIFTLTQLRKDNLGKGSAFDNEQAVLDALEGGKVALNSHVTLRGADITPGLIKYHFSSPDEAILAVEGGGIDYQDHVRIRLNGEIYDTSAGRVMFRRIVQEALGTQGHLIDELVNLHTAYEKDSLRDMIMTCFKQLGVEATAKLLDALKDSGFKLSTTSGITIGIDDIVIPPTKDAILADADIKLREIEQNYEFGFMTEEERYKQVVTLWNDTTDDVKNEVFKNFEANYPFNPLWIMSQSGARGNPQQIRQLAGMRGLMARPDGSTIEVPIKASFREGLTVLEYFISTHGARKGGADTALRTADSGYLTRKLVDVAHEVVVRDVDCGSTDYTMIPLGHVDERSGEWRARKASEIETSIYGRTLTADVEIDGQVIPEGHMLSLEDVKLITTNAKALGEVYTRTPLNCKVKAGVCQKCYGYDLSQAKPVSMGEAVGVVAAESIGEPGTQLTMRTFHTGGVAGGGDITMGLPRVIELFEGRKPKSQAVVADRDGVIRIEEEDERYLIRIDADDEQYSSKTATKIGKALRMIVKDGDRVEAGQPITRGAINPHDLLLYKDTDAAQRYLVEEVQRVYRSQGVKVHDKHIEVIVRQMLRYVEIVDGGDTTLLEGQTVERWEVEQANAALAEDKTQSSWKPVLLGITKSSLTTKSWLSAASFQHTTHVLTEASMRGQVDELIGLKENVILGKLIPAGTGLDIVRNMQVADDRTLEKYGENVEPVSAPRPESFNYPVQPGAND; translated from the coding sequence TTGAAAGATTTCAGTAAAGTCAAAATTGCCATTGCCAGCCCCGCCAAAATGCGCGAGTGGAGCTTCGGCGAAGTCGAAAAACCCGAAACCATCAATTACCGCACCCTCAAGCCCGAGCGCGAAGGTCTCTTTGACGAGCGCATCTTTGGGCCCATCAAGGACTATGAGTGCGCCTGCGGCAAGTACAAGCGCCAGCGCTACGAAGGCAAAGTCTGCGAGCGCTGCGGCGTGGAAGTCACCAGCAGCAAAGTCCGGCGCTACCGGATGGGCCACATCGACTTGGCGACCCCCGCCGCGCACATCTGGTATGTCAAAGACAGCCCCAGCAAAATCGGCACGCTGCTTGACCTCTCGGCAGCCCAGCTTGAAAAAGTGCTGTACTTTTCCAGCTACCTGGTGACCAATGCCCGTAACGCCCAGAAAGATGGCCGCCCCCTCAAGCGCGGTGAACTGCTGAGCGACGACGAGTACCGCGAACTCCGCAATGGCCGTCAAGAAACCTACACCTTACAGGGCGGCATCGACGCGCTTATCCGCGACGGCGAGTATGTCACCAAGGGCCAGAGCCTCGGCGGCAACGTCGTAGCCAAGATGGACGGCCTGGCTCAGTACCGCTTCCCGCGCCGCGCCGAGATCGCTTACAACGAAGTCGCTGAAGCGTCTTTGCCGCTGCCGGCCGACGTGCTTGTCGATCAAGAGGCCTTCCGCGCCGGTGAGATTCTGGCTGAGCTTGAAAGCGACGTTCAGATTGTCGCGCCTATCGCTGCCACCGCTTTCCTACACGACCTCGGCGAAGACTCGGTGATGGTGGAACTGCGCGAAGGCGTGGAAGCTCCTCCTGCCGTAGACGAAGAAGAAGAAGGTGCGGAGAAAACGCAGGTCGCTCCCGAACTCGGCGCGATCCTGGCCCGCGTGTACATTCCGCACGGCATGGACGTGCAAGTGGCACAGGGCGAAATCGTCGAAGCCGGAGCGGTGCTGGCCACTGCCGTCTCGGGCGCTCGCCTGCGTGTCAGCCGCGATAGCAAGCTCAGCGACGTCAAGCTCGGCAAAAAAGCCGACAGCAACGTGACTGTTCACTGGATGCGTACCGGCGAATATCCGATCAACCCGACCATGCACGTTCTGGTGGCCGACGGCAGCACCGTCAAGAAAAACCAAAAAGTCATCGGCGCGATTGACAAGGCCGAAGAAATCATCGCCGAAGCGGGCGGCGTCATCACCCTTCACGCCCCGGCCAGCATCATCGTCAGCAAGGCCAAAGTGTACAGCTACACCGATGAGCCGCTGGTGGTCAACGGCGACCGCGTCGAACCCGGCGACGAGTTGGCCGATTCCGGCAACCTCAAGAGCGAGATTTCTGGTCGCATCGAAATCGACCTCGTCCGCAAGCAGGTTCGCGTGATCGAGTCCTACGATTTCGATGCCAAAATGGGCGCGGAAGCGGTCAAGGAACTGCTCGACGATCTCGACTTGCCCACCCTGGAAGCCGAACTCGGCGAGGTGATGAAGGACAACAGCCGCCACAAGCGTGCCAAGGCCCGTAAGCGCCTCGAAGTCACCCGCAGCTTCATCTCCAGCGGCAACCACCCCTCGTGGATGATTCTGGCCACCGTGCCGGTCATGCCGCCTGATCTGCGCCCGATGGTGCAGGTGGACGGCGGGCGCTTCGCCACCTCTGATTTAAATGATTTGTACCGCCGCTTAATCAACCGCAACAACCGCCTCAAGAAACTGATGGGTCAAGGCGCTCCCGACATGATCATCCGCAACGAAAAGCGGATGCTTCAGGAAGCCGTGGACGCTTTGATCGACAACGGACGGCGCGGCAGCCCCGTGACCAACCCCGGTTCTGACCGTGCTCTGCGCTCGCTGACCGATCTTCTCGGCGGCAAGCAGGGCCGTTTCCGCCAGAACCTGCTCGGCAAGCGCGTGGACTACTCGGGCCGCTCGGTGATCGTGGTCGGCCCGCAGCTCAAGTTGCACCAGTGCGGTGTGCCCAAGCGCATGGCTCTTGAACTCTTCAAACCTTTCTTGTTCAAGGTGCTGGAAGAAAAGGGCGAGGTCACCAACATCAAGCAGGCCCGCAAGATGCTGGAGCGCTACCGCGACACCCGCGACAGCGTCTGGGACGCTCTCGAAGAAGTGATCGAAGACAAGGTGGTGCTGCTCAACCGCGCCCCGACGCTTCACCGCCTCGGCATTCAGGCGTTTGAGCCGATTTTGGTGGAAGGTCAGTCCATTCAGCTTCACCCGCTGGTCTGTGAGGCCTTCAACGCCGATTTCGACGGCGATCAGATGGCGATTCACGTCCCGCTCTCGGCGCAGGCGCAGGCCGAAGCCCGCATTCAGATGCTTTCGTCTCATAACCTGCTCTCGCCCGCCAACGGCGAGCCGAACGTCAAGCCCAGCCGCGACATCATCTTGGGTATTTTTACCCTGACGCAGCTCCGCAAAGACAACCTCGGCAAGGGCAGCGCCTTTGACAACGAGCAAGCCGTGCTGGACGCCCTCGAAGGTGGTAAAGTGGCCCTCAATAGCCACGTGACCCTGCGCGGCGCGGACATCACGCCCGGCCTGATCAAGTACCACTTCTCCAGCCCTGACGAAGCAATTCTGGCGGTTGAGGGCGGCGGCATCGATTACCAAGATCACGTGCGGATTCGCTTAAACGGCGAAATCTACGACACCTCGGCGGGACGTGTGATGTTCCGGCGCATCGTGCAGGAAGCGCTGGGCACGCAGGGCCACTTGATCGACGAGCTGGTCAATCTTCATACCGCTTACGAAAAAGACTCGCTGCGCGACATGATCATGACCTGCTTCAAGCAGCTCGGCGTGGAAGCCACCGCCAAATTGCTCGACGCCCTCAAGGACAGCGGTTTTAAGCTGTCGACCACCTCGGGCATCACCATCGGCATCGACGACATCGTGATTCCGCCGACCAAAGACGCCATCTTGGCCGACGCCGATATCAAGCTCAGGGAAATCGAGCAGAACTACGAGTTCGGCTTCATGACCGAAGAAGAGCGCTACAAGCAGGTCGTGACGCTTTGGAACGACACCACCGACGACGTGAAAAACGAAGTCTTCAAGAACTTCGAGGCCAACTACCCGTTCAATCCGCTGTGGATCATGTCGCAGTCGGGCGCTCGTGGTAACCCGCAGCAGATCCGTCAGCTCGCCGGGATGCGCGGCCTGATGGCCCGACCCGACGGCAGCACCATCGAAGTGCCGATCAAGGCGTCTTTCCGCGAGGGCCTGACCGTGCTGGAATACTTCATCAGCACCCACGGCGCTCGTAAGGGCGGCGCAGACACCGCGCTCCGCACTGCCGATTCCGGCTACCTGACCCGCAAACTGGTCGACGTGGCCCACGAAGTCGTCGTCCGCGACGTGGACTGCGGAAGCACCGACTACACCATGATTCCGCTCGGTCACGTGGACGAGCGCAGCGGCGAGTGGCGTGCCCGCAAAGCCAGTGAGATCGAAACCAGCATCTACGGCCGCACCCTGACCGCCGATGTAGAAATTGACGGCCAAGTCATTCCCGAAGGCCACATGCTCAGCCTTGAAGACGTCAAGCTGATCACCACCAATGCTAAAGCGCTGGGCGAAGTGTATACCCGTACCCCGCTCAACTGTAAGGTCAAGGCGGGCGTCTGCCAGAAGTGCTACGGCTACGACCTCTCGCAGGCCAAGCCGGTCAGTATGGGCGAAGCGGTGGGCGTGGTCGCGGCGGAAAGTATCGGCGAACCCGGTACCCAGCTCACCATGCGTACCTTCCACACTGGCGGCGTGGCAGGCGGCGGCGACATTACGATGGGTCTGCCCCGCGTGATCGAGCTGTTCGAGGGCCGCAAGCCCAAATCTCAAGCTGTGGTCGCTGACCGCGACGGCGTCATCCGCATTGAGGAAGAGGACGAGCGCTACCTGATCCGCATTGACGCCGACGACGAGCAGTACAGCTCCAAAACCGCCACCAAGATCGGTAAGGCCCTGCGCATGATCGTCAAAGACGGCGACCGCGTGGAAGCCGGACAGCCGATCACGCGCGGAGCCATCAACCCGCACGACTTGCTGCTCTACAAAGACACCGACGCCGCTCAGCGTTACTTGGTGGAAGAAGTGCAGCGCGTCTACCGCTCGCAGGGCGTGAAGGTTCACGACAAGCACATCGAAGTGATCGTGCGCCAGATGCTGCGCTACGTCGAGATCGTCGACGGCGGCGACACCACCCTCCTCGAAGGCCAGACCGTCGAGCGCTGGGAAGTCGAGCAGGCCAACGCCGCGCTCGCGGAAGACAAAACCCAGAGCTCTTGGAAGCCGGTGCTTTTGGGCATCACCAAGAGCAGCCTGACCACTAAGTCGTGGCTGTCTGCGGCCAGCTTCCAGCACACCACCCACGTCCTGACCGAAGCCAGCATGCGCGGCCAGGTCGACGAGTTGATCGGCCTCAAGGAAAACGTCATTCTCGGCAAGCTGATTCCGGCAGGCACGGGTCTGGACATCGTGCGGAATATGCAGGTCGCCGATGACCGCACTCTGGAGAAGTACGGCGAGAACGTGGAGCCGGTCAGTGCTCCGCGCCCCGAGTCGTTCAACTACCCGGTGCAGCCCGGCGCGAACGACTGA
- a CDS encoding DUF2721 domain-containing protein — MDAATTVLSAMITPAVLISGAGTLLMSTSSRLGRATDRVRALTARFKVLVTPEGQQEPLAKNEKRMILGQLPRLSRRTRFLQRAMRSLYLAVSLLVMASIWIGASGLLRQELLSQVSALGPVLLAVAGAAALAYGAVLLSIESSLSALTTREEMRFLEALGVYYAGLLVDETPADS; from the coding sequence ATGGACGCCGCCACCACTGTTTTGAGCGCCATGATTACGCCCGCCGTGCTGATCTCCGGTGCGGGCACGCTGCTGATGAGCACCAGTTCCCGGCTGGGCCGCGCCACCGACCGCGTGCGGGCACTGACAGCCCGTTTCAAAGTGCTGGTGACGCCGGAAGGGCAGCAAGAACCGCTGGCCAAAAACGAGAAACGGATGATTTTGGGGCAACTCCCGCGCCTGAGCCGCCGCACCCGATTCTTGCAGCGGGCCATGCGGAGTTTGTATCTGGCCGTTTCGCTTCTGGTGATGGCCAGCATCTGGATCGGCGCATCGGGGCTGCTCCGGCAAGAACTGCTGAGCCAAGTGTCAGCGCTGGGGCCGGTGCTGCTGGCTGTCGCGGGCGCGGCGGCTCTGGCTTACGGCGCGGTGCTGCTGAGCATTGAGTCGAGCTTGTCGGCCCTAACCACCCGCGAGGAAATGCGGTTTTTGGAAGCGCTGGGGGTTTACTACGCGGGGCTGCTGGTGGACGAAACGCCGGCGGATTCATGA